The window CCGGCTTCCGGTTCCCTCCCAAGGTGATCGTTCTGGGAGTTCGCTGGTACCTGCGATTTGCACTGTCGTACCGGGATGCCGAGGAGCTGCTGGCCGAACACGGCATCGAAGTTGATCACGTGACTGTGTACAGGTAGGTGCAGCCCTTCACGCCGCTGCTGGTCGACGCGGCCCGACCGTGCCGGCACCGCCCGGCCGACAGGTGGCACGTCGACGAAACCTACATCAAGATCGCCGGCAGATGGCGGTACCTGTATCGGGCCATCGACCAGCACGGCCAAGTCATCGACGTGCTCGCCAGCGAACGGCGCGACCAGCTCGCGGCCCGCCGGTTCTTCCAACGAGCGCTCATCCACGGCCGCCAACCAACCGAGGTCACCACAGACAAAGCGCCCGTCTACCCGCGGGTCCTCGACGAACTGCTGCCCGAGGCATGCCATGTCGACGCGCGGTGGGAGAACAACCGGATCGAGCCCGACCGCAGCCGACTCAAGGCCCGGCTACGGCCGATGCGCGGGCTCAAACGGCTGCGCTCGGCCCAGACAGTCAGCACCGGACACACCTTGATCCAGAACATCCGCCGCGGTCACTACGAACTCGCCGTCGACACCGATCCACGACTGCGGCTGTCGGTCGCGTTCACCGAGCTCGCCGCATCGGTCTGATCCTCAAGCCTGCCAGGCCTCCGCGCGCACCCCGGCCCTCCGAATGCAACAGGCAGCGTTGAAGACGTCCGACGTCGTCGCTGCACGTGCCATGGCCGAATTATATGCCGATATCGGCATGCTTCAAGGGCGGTGGCTGGCCCTGAGCCGGCCCTGGCCTGACGAGTCGAGGACGGGCCCTCGCGCCGGCCGTCGCGCGCGGGCGGCTGCGAAGTTTTGCTTTCGGCCCGCGATGACGGGGTGGGATCGTCGAGGGCGACCGCCGGCCCGGCGGGGACCGACGACGCAGGACGCGATGACGGCGGACGACGGCCTGGCAGCGGGGGGAATCGGATGGGGTCCGACTGGTCCGGCCGGCCTGACATCGTCTGGGTGACGGCGCTGCGCGCCCTCGACGAGCAGCACCGGACCACGTCGCTGGTGCGGCTTGGCCTCCTCGCCGTCATGTGGGGGGCGGTCGCGACGCTGCCCGCCCACGAGATTCCCCGGGGCGCCGGTCAGCTGGCGATGGTGACGGTCGGCTGTGCGCTGTCCTGCGTGCACGCCCGGCCTGCGTTGATGGACGCGGTCGAACGGCTGCAGGGCGCCGGGCAGCTCGCGGACCATCTCGTCGGTACCCGCGGACGGGCGACGTTCGACGTGCCCGGCCTGTTGGAGGCGTTCGGGGTGGTGGCGGCGGGGCTGCTGTTCGCCGGCCCGTGGCCGGTCACCGGGTTGTCCGTCGCTGTGCGGTCGGCTGCGATCCTCGCGGCGGTGGCGTTCGCCTGGTTGGTCGGCTTGAACTCGCTGATCGACGCCGGCTGGTACGCGCCGTACGCCCCGGTCGTCATCGGGTCGGACCGGAGCGATCAGCCCGCGCCCCGGGTGCTGCTGTTGTTCCGCCGGCTGGGCGTGCTGCTGCTGGCCAGTCTGGTCGCGCTCATCGTCGCCGTTCCCTGGTCGCCGGAGGTGAGCGAGGTCCCCGTCGCGCTGCGCGTGGCGGCCGTCGGCAGCGTGCTCGCCCTGGAGATCGTGCGGATCTGCTTTGAGCAGCTGCTCGCCGCCACGGTTGCCACCGTGCGCGACGCCGAGGACATCGTGCGCAAAGGTGCCGCACAGGACCTCCACAGCCTCACCAAGAACGCGGTGCGCCTGGTCGCGCAGGCGGTCGAGGAGGCGGAACCGAACCCTGCCGAGCTCCGTGCGCGCGTCCGCGACCTGCTCGTCGTGGTCGAGGAAAACCGGCTGGAGATGCTGACCGGCGACGGCGCGGCCCGGGTCCAGGACGTGGCCGCGCTGTGGCAGGCGGTCGTCCGGGTCCTGCCCGAGGCGCGCCGCCACCGCTGCCGCCTGGTCGAGGGCGGGAGCATCGTGCTGAGCTCGACCGACTACCAGCTGGCCCGGCGTGCCCTGGCCGACCTGGTGATGAACGCGTTGAACGCGGGCGCGAGCCGGGTGGAGGTGCGCCTCGCGGTCGGCGCCATGGCGGCGGATGACCGGTTCGCGCGGTTCGAACTCGACGTGACCGACGACGGCCCGGGCATGCCGCCGGACGCTTTGGACGACCCGGCCGGCAGCCTCCGGCTGCTCGACTGGGAGCTGCACCGCTACGGCGGCGCCATCAGTTTCGAGCCGGCGCCGGATCGGGGCGCGACGGTACACGTCCGCTGGCGGTCCCCGCGGGGGAACCGCGATGGGACAGACGAACCTCGCTGCGCTGCGGATGGCTGCCAGCGACCCGGGCGCGCGGCTGACCCGACGCCCGATCGGGTTGGGGAGGGCCGATGACGATACGGGTGCTGGTCGTGG of the Pseudofrankia saprophytica genome contains:
- a CDS encoding ATP-binding protein; its protein translation is MGSDWSGRPDIVWVTALRALDEQHRTTSLVRLGLLAVMWGAVATLPAHEIPRGAGQLAMVTVGCALSCVHARPALMDAVERLQGAGQLADHLVGTRGRATFDVPGLLEAFGVVAAGLLFAGPWPVTGLSVAVRSAAILAAVAFAWLVGLNSLIDAGWYAPYAPVVIGSDRSDQPAPRVLLLFRRLGVLLLASLVALIVAVPWSPEVSEVPVALRVAAVGSVLALEIVRICFEQLLAATVATVRDAEDIVRKGAAQDLHSLTKNAVRLVAQAVEEAEPNPAELRARVRDLLVVVEENRLEMLTGDGAARVQDVAALWQAVVRVLPEARRHRCRLVEGGSIVLSSTDYQLARRALADLVMNALNAGASRVEVRLAVGAMAADDRFARFELDVTDDGPGMPPDALDDPAGSLRLLDWELHRYGGAISFEPAPDRGATVHVRWRSPRGNRDGTDEPRCAADGCQRPGRAADPTPDRVGEGR